The genomic window TACTGAAACTCAAAGGACTCTATGTATGACTCTATGATTCCAGTTACATTTAATGCCGTGATACATGTTTGTCCAAAAAGCATTAAGAGCACTTTCACAATGACTTTTTCACACTGAGTCCAAACTGGTAGCACCAGGAATaagaagaataaataataaaaagacagacagacagcacatcTGGAGCTCAGAGTCCAGAGGACGATGGAAcggtttttagtttttaaatgaattttcaacatgtggaggaaaaaactaaataaaacaaaaataacacctACTCTGAGAACGTTAACTccaagaacagaacagaatgagAATCGTGAGGAACTTTTTTCATTTGGCTGACGGAGACATTTCTACAGATACTGGAGGACGTCTGGGTGACGCTTTAGTGTTTtcaaaaagcatcaaatcaACTATAAAACCAAATGCACAGCGGCTGTATGTCACAGTTAGCTAATGAATTACAGCTGATCGGATGAACAGCGGGTTacaaattattcaaataaataccAAACTGTACATGTTGATGTCTAATGCTACTGTACAACAACGTTGAGGCCTTCAGTTTCATCTCGACCTGTTATCATCTGTACAACTCTGGTTATATTCTACCCTTTCcttcttgtcaacaaatcctacatgcaaagccaaacaaacactgaatgctCACTACAGCATTGAATGTGAattaatccgctgctgaaaatagttcctaacaatttttttttttacacatttgtgacgtgttttgatgatttacatcttcagtagcAACCAGCAGGCTTGGAGACAGAGTGTGAGTATGTGTTGAGAGTCGGACTAATCCACCGTTGGTTTGAGTCTGCacatgagatttgttgacagtaagaaagaTAATGTCACCAGACTGATTCTTTAACACAAGACTAACAGTTTACAGTCTTGCTAGCGTCCCCtagaagctgcagtgtttgttagAGCCACAATACAAACAACATCCTGGTTTGTCCTGAAGGTGGTGCTACACTTCAGAGTTTATCCTTACAGCAGAGATAACGAGAACTCTACAACATAAAACTGAACTCAGGAAACTGAGGTTTCATACTTACTCAAGTACCACCTCATGCTTATTCTAATACTTTTTTGtgctaattagtaaatgttggcatgctaacgTGCTAAACTATAATGGTAAACGTGGTAAACATTATCCCTgttaaacattagcatgttaggGTTGTCACTGTGTACGTTAGCATGTTGATATTACCATTTAGCTCAGAGCACCTCAGAACACCCTCACGAGGCTGCTAGCTTTACTGTAGACTCTTactcttgttgttttttcaagGTAGTTTATGAAACGGACTAAGTCACTGgctttgaaatgttttacagGTACTGCTCTTTGTCATTAAGGAGACATATTGATGGAGGAAAAGGTGGAGACACACTGACGGGGAAGAAGAAGGGGCCCAGGATCCCTGTGGGACTCCATGCCTGTTACGGATTAGCTGATGACTAAAAAAGACTCTGATTTAATAATCTGTCTAAAGACTGAATGACTTCTAGTCAGTCGTCCTTtacaaaacaaagattttagAACCAGGTGTCCACCAGCAGGTACGCTGCATGTAAGTCCTGTGGGAAAGACAAACTTCAACCCCTAACGCCTTGTTCACCAAATATTAAAAACTCAAATTaggattttgttttgtgtaaatgtgtcacCTTAATGTTCatgagtgaaaatgtcacattttttgaaTGATGAAGTCACTCTGATTTTCCCACAGGACCTGaacacagcagcttcagactgagactgaatattttctttcttgtgtctCTTCAACAGAAACTCAGTTTGTTAGTGGAGGGAGGAAGACGAGGCCGTCTCTGATTGGTGGATGGCCAGGCCCGACGGCTGCTGGGTGGAGCTTGGACCTGACCCCCCGAGGTTGCCGCCGAGGGTCATGGGAGCGGGAGGACGAGGGTTTAGGCGGGGGGGCAGGGGGTTAGAGGGGCGGATGAGAGGTGGAGGCTGCTGCAGCGTGGGCCGGGGCTGCAGGAAGCGAGCTTGCTGTTGGAGGGGCGGGGGCTGGCGGTGGAGGGAGGGTGTGGCTGGGAGGGAAGGCcgcaggagaggaggaggctggtggagggaggaggtggtggtgctGGACGTCACCGGAGTctgagctgaagaagaagaggaggcagcaggagACGCACCTGAGGAAGTCACCTGaccctgcagagagaagagggcGGAGGCAGAATTACTTCACTGCAAGTTTAACGTCTCAGCTTCTTGATTTTCgcaaaacatttaaagtgaaacCAACGTCTGTCTGAAAGAACAGAAATCAGATAATTTGGAAAATGATCAGCAGTTGAGTGTCTCACCTCTTCGTCTTCTTCATCTGTGCTCTTCCCTGACGGAGTGGTGGAGctgtttttcccctcctctccagaGGTGGCGCTGTCTCCGTTGGGAGCTCGTGTTCCCTGCTCGGCCTCCCACTCCTGCAGCACCTCCTCCAGGTTGAACCGCCGCCGGTAGTTCACAAAGAAGTTCTTCACCTGGCCCACCGTCTTGTTACCAATGACGTCTGCGATGGCCTGAAAGTCTTTCCCGTATTTCCTGACACCTGGAGAACAGCGTATGCATCATCATTAGACTTTCAGACTTTTTACCTGGTCACCTGCTGTTACTACAACCAGTGATGAAGCTCACCTTGAACAGCCAGGAGCTGCTCGTCTGTTGTCCATCGAGCGTTCACCTTCTGGTTACACtacaagatgaaaacatcagagtTACAGTGACTGATCTGCAAAAACTGACAGTTTGTATCTAGAACTAAAAGTGATTTCTACAAATGGATGTTGATGCAAACTGAGCACTGCAGAAAATCTAGAACTGTGAAGTAGAAAACTGTCCTGTCACTGTCCAAAATGGTTTAGACTTGTGAGACCAGGAAGTGTTGagcttcagtgtgtttgtacctCAGGCAGCCTGAATTCTTCGATCCCAGACTCCAACATGTGTTTCAGTCCACTGTTCATCTGTTTGGCATTTTGGACCTGAACAacaagacagaaacactcagGTGACTTTCAACAAAAGCCAAAGGAAACATGCATCTAACTCCTACTGCTTCTCTAACTCCAGTGtccttttatttctgtcagtgtCCTGAACCTCCTGCAAGTGTCACCACCAGGTGGCAGCAGAGCCCCAACAGATCAGCTTTATATTACAGCCATGTTTCCTGTGATGGCTTCTGACTGTTTGGTGAGTTTGTTTGTtgaatatgtaaaaacaaacacatttaatgcCAACATGCTAAAAgaaacatgctaatgttagcatgctaatgatAAGTCTAGCTAATGTGATGGTTTACAGGTGTCCTTGTACTGAGTTGTGTTTGTTATCCCAGATACCAAAACAACTTCTTTTGACAAAAGAGCTTAGTTCAGTCAGATGGGTTTCTGGAGtttttgatcatatcacatggtcttcattCTATAGATTGTAAATGtccatatttctgttttttcttggCATTTTAAAGCTGTATTTCAATTTCTGTTAAGCTAACATGGAAAGAAAAAGTAGCTCAGACAAagtggaatttaaaaaacatctaCGACTCAGAGTAAACTGCATCTGATAGAAAGCTCAAAAatagctactaaatggaccatGAGGTGAGACTGCTTTGTCTTTCCAAGCTCTCAAGGCTAAACTTTTAGCCTCACCATTAAAAATATGCAGGTATATTAGGTattagcagctcctgtttgcacTGAACTCACAGATGTAGATAACTGAAATTACCatgatactgaagaaaacctaaaaatatGATGATTCTCAGGCGGGTTCTGCAGTTATATGGAGTGTGTTTTTCCTATGATTTCTAGGCAGGGTTATGGACATTTATACACGATGGATATCGAAGATGATGTCCAGATAAATTGTAcatcacactgaatctaaaactATAGATACTATGTCTGTGCGTCTAGTTTCTGAGAAGACCTAGAGTGGCAGAGGACTAGCTCCCAAAACTATCTTGTGATAACTGACAAAAATGAGGAGCTGAATCTGGTGTTTAAACGCAtaaattttcttttctcagatCCCTGGTCTGCAGGAGGACTTAGAAGGAGAGGAACTGCTGTAGTGCCTCCAACCTGTCTCTTGAGGGACACCAGCTCCATGTCCAGCTGGCGGAGGAGGGTGTTGGCGGCGGAGGCGCTGCAGGACACGGCCACCACGTCTTCCTGGGTCAGGTACATGCCTTTGGGGGGGCGGCAGCGGGAACGCTGGTGGTGTCGGTGCTGCAGAGTCTGGTGCTCCCGTCGACCCAGAGCCACCTTAGAGCCTGGCACCGTCGGCTCCACCTGGTTCTGAGGGTGAGATAATTGACAGAagggaaactgaaaaaaaactgagaaaaggaGTCCTGTTTTAGATTCCAGAGATTTTATCAGAAACCACTTGTAACGAGGCCTCAGGTGTGTTATTACCATGGGAACAGCGGCTCAGCATCCACGTACCTCTTTCTTGGCTTCCTTGTTGGGGTCATAGTCACTGTCGTTGGCTTCAATGGGATTGGCgtcctccatctcctcatcaCTACGGCAACAACAACATGCCAAACGTTAAAATCAACTGAAGCTCTAGAAATCTTCTGGTCTGTCaatccacaaaaacacaaaacgtACCCTGCAACAATTCTGATTAGCAAGTGATGATCATTTTTCAAGTTAAAAGGCCAAAAAGTCTTCTTCAGTTTGATGACTGTtggtttctctgttttctatcattATAAACAGAAATTCCTTGACTTTTCAACTGATgaccaaacaaaaaatgacatcagAAGACATCTGCTTAATCTCTGGGAAACTATACTGCTGCCTTCTCTGTATTTTCTTAATGATTATTCAGTCTGTATTTGTATTCATGTTTAATATTCTCCTAAACAGACACTAAATTGAACATCATAGATTATGCAACAAAGGACAGTAGTACTGTAGTGCTGTATTATCTTTCATCAAACCTTTATCAGCCTCTacagttaaaatatttacagagaatTCCAGGTGTTTTGTAATggtgcatttttttctgaaagtaAACTGAATAGGAGCTTCACCCCATCTGCTGTTCAAACAACAAATTACAACCTGCTGAAGAATTCACCTGCAGCCTGAATGAAAccaaaacactaaaataaacattagttcATAGATTGATTCAGATCAAAGTCAATCTTATTTGTCCTTTATGTTTGTGGTATTTTGCAGTAATCCAGACAAGTAGCAGCATCGTCTTTCACAATGATTGTTGTCTTGAATGCCAGATCCATTTGTccttttgcacatttttgtttggatttgaaAAACGTGTCAAAATTAGCACAAAGAAAATGATCCAATTTAGAAAACTGTTAGCATGAAGTGTACTTTTCATCTACAAGACATCACCCATCTCCTTCCAAAAATTGGTATTTTGGGAGTCAGGCTTTGATCTGAacctctctgagctcctcagaTTCTGTGTCAGGTATCAGTGCGGATCAGGGAAATGTACCTGTCGTCTTGGTTGCTCCTGTTGGCCAGTTTGCGAGCTTGTCGGTCCATCAGACTCGTTCTGGAGCGAGTCTTCTTCCAGGAATAGTAGTACTTCACCAGACTGGAGATGGATTTGTCTGGTAACTGAATGAAACACAATAAAATTCAGCatgttattctaagtgtctgacagcattatggataggattcctacagagactaTAATGTAGAGAcacaacagtgttgttgttgtcgttgatGTGTCAGTTGTTTACCATCTGCTGGATGCGGTGGAAGCTCTTTCCGTGGAAACTAAAGGCCTGTTCAAACAGCACCTTGTCCTCCACCGTCCACTCGTCAGGAAACGGGGTGAAGTTCGGCAGGTCGGCGAGTGACTTCtctatgttgtgtttgtgccagAAGAGCATGCCGAGAGCCTGgcaacattcagacacacactgtcagtgttaACGCCATGCAGCTCTAAACGACGTCTAAATTtcaaaaaagctgaaaataatttGTGCACAACATTCCCAGGTTGTTTTAGTAGAGAGTCGAGGCAGTGAAACTAGTCCCATGTCTCCACCAGTTTTGAGCAGATCCACTCTAATCAAGAATGGACAACAAAAGTTAACAGTCGTACCAAGATGCCAGATTGCACTGATTACCTGTAGGCTTTCGTTCTATTATTACAGATATTTGCTTGTATCCAGAAAACCAACCATGGACCATCTATGGACTTCTCCACTGTTGCCTTCTTCATTCTCTCTTGCCAACTTGTAAAATGTGGCACGTCCACTGACGTCATCACCGTTCGCAGAAAACCAGCTTGGAGCCAACTTTTCCTGTTCTAAACCaattattttttgataaatatttaatcatgACCTATAAAGCAGTGCCCTAATAAACTAGAATCACCTTCTCGCGGCTGTATGCttccaccaaccagtccagttacagttaattatcatatgaattcttgagttatggtcaaaaatgtgttttgtgcagtcactgtgacctttgccctttaaccaccaaaatctaatcagtaCATCCTTGAGTCCAAATGAAGGTTTggaccaaatttgaagaaactCCCTCAAGGTGTTATTGAGATATCGTGTTCACGACGGACAAGCCACAAACATAATGTCTCCAGTCACAGCTGTCACCGGCACGGAGACGTGACGAGGCAACTAATTTAACTAACTAatttaaattcacattaaaGATCGTTACATTAGCACGCTTTTACACAGCCTTTTCAAGGTTGAAATATTGTGTCCATGTCACCCCACCTTTAAGCCAGAACAGGAAATAGTGACAGAGGCAGAACGACGTCTTTATAAAAGGGACAGGCGGCATTGCAGAACATTTTGATGATGTGTAACCCTGCAACAGCAGCTTCGTTTGTGTTTGTAGACCACTTAAAATGTTCACAGCTGGCAAAGGCAAGTCCACACTTTCACCTGCCGTTGTTGTTTTGGAAGCAACACCACTTGTTGTACGTCACACTAGACGTCTCTGATTCCACGATGCTGGCACGCTGTATAAAACCACACACCGGGGTGGTAACAAGCCGCCTTCATATGGTTCTGTGTAAACAACCAAAGGCAGCATATTCAAGGGAACTCTTACTGCTGATATTGCAGGATTTCTGTGTAAAAGGAGCGTGCAACACCAAACCTGCATTTCCAGATTTACACACTCTGTAGGCTGTTTTGGAAAAGCTCAGTTTTGTGGGAGAAAAACTCAGAAAGCCcggacagagaaaaacaaatttccTCTGAGTCTGTAACACTGAGAACACGGAGGGACCCACCTGCTCCACGTTGTatccatgtttctctttggcTATAGCGATGTATTCGTccactgtggagagaaaaacacacacactgttagtTCAGTCTGATCTGAGGACCTGAAAGACGACTGAAGCTTCttaaagacaaaagacagacaagTTAACTCACGTTTGGAGTCGACGATGGTGTGATACGGAGACCAAACCAACATCCCTCCGCTGTCTTTATCTGTGTACTTGGTGGAACCTGAACGAGGGAAAATGAATAACGTCACTCTTTAGATAAGTTagagataacttctgttgtgaattggcgctatataaataaaatttaacttgactttaaattcagctgcttttcatttgaactttttcaacaaatgaaaagtgaaaagttgTTTAACGTCTCATGCTGCTCTGAAACTGTCAGATTACACATTATAAATGTACACAGGAGGAATAATAGCTGatgataaatacattaataaacacacagatctGCCTTTAACTACATTATAGTGAGTTATAAAGTGTTTGTTACATGTTTATGTAATGTTCAGAAGAGCTAAATGGTGGAGTTAAAGAAAATCAGAAACTGTTTAAATCAGTTGTGTTTCTTACCAGGTTGATTATTCGATGATCAGATGACAAAAACATCACTCCAGTTTACAAATATGACTTAAATTgtaatttaacaaataaaacaatgaccGGTTTTGCCTTTTTAAAGAATATAATCTTAACTTTTGTTGTCATAATTAATTGTCTAAAGCCTGTTAAGCTAATAACTCATCAGATTTTATCTTTTAAcagtaaatgttaaaacatattGAAACGGTGTTCATTCTATAGTTTGTCCACTAGGGGGACTGACAAGTTTTATCTTGACGCTGTAAAATGACCCGCTCATTATGAACACTGGTCACAgtttgtaaaacaaacaaacaaacaaacaaaataaattaaggGATCCTCCATCAAAAATATATCTCTGATATGATGcgaaaaaataataataaataaaaaaatgaataaattaaaataagaataaattaaaatttatatggattgttttgttatttttaaatgcattaataTTAGTTTGTGTCCATAGTGTTTATagtctggatgttttttttccctctagagctgaaacaatcaaTCAGTTCATCGATTAGTCCATTAGAAGAACTTTTTCTCTGAAGCGATTAATCGTTTAGTCcaatttcaagcaaaaacactgaaacatctgtCGGCAGCAGCTTCTTAAATGTTTCGACATTTGATCTCCTTTATAAATGAATCCTCATGAGTTTTGGACAAGAGAAGACACTGTGATGGACATTTGCCCCAGTTTTACgacattttacagataaaaacagctgatcaagaaaacaaatatcagATTAATTTATTATATAAATGATCATCATGTGCAGCCATAGAGAGGAAAAGtgcacagaaaatatttaattacaaAAACGGAGTGGaaatcaaatatatatttaccTGTTGCaaagttttattattataaatacaagttattattgtttatttagtGTTATGAATTACTTTTCCTTACAGAATATTACACATGATTGTTTTAGATGGAGAATAGATAAAACAAAGTCCCTACATGTTGATGAAGTAATAATTCATTAATGACACAAGTTGTCAGTGAGAAGTTGAGGTAGCCTCGGCTCATGTGTCTCCTGCAGCCTCCAACTTCAGTTCATAACAACTTCAAACTGGTTGTTGACACTGAGTGAAAACCTTTTAGAAACTGTCCACTGACTCTGCTGTCAGCGCTTTAACCCGTGTGAGCTCTGAGTgcagttacagtgtgtgttaccgTATATGCACCGAGGCTACCACCGTCCGTCACTCAGGTACAAACCAGTAAAAACCAGTAAAACCTCACCGGGCTCAAACTCGGGAATGTTGGCCTGGTAGTCCGCTCCGACCCGCATCCCAACATCTGGAAAACACGAGCAACAGACACGGGACGCGTTTTATTTAAGTGCAAAACGCGGACATAGGGGCAGAGATGAGGGGCTGTTCGAGGCTATACTCACCGTGCTCATCGTCGCTGCCGCTTTCGTCAGAAAAATGTCCGTTAGAGGCGTTGGACGGACTCTTGGTGCCGTTGGAGCGACCTTTCCCCAAATACTCCGAGCCTTTATCCATCATGCCCGGCATCTCTGCGCTCAGTTTCACCGTTTTTTAGCCGCTGTGTCGgaatataaaatgtcagcagGAGCTGGAGGTTTTTTCTGCCGCTGTTCGCTCGCTCGCCGCAGCTCCGTCCGTGTCGCTGTAGCGCTCTCCTCTCCGCTCCCGCCACGTTTTACACGCTCACCTCAGGCTGTTTAACATCACAGATAACAGCTGTAGCGTCTCCTCTAAACTCTGTGCGGTTTTAATATGTGGAGTGTTTCACGCGAGGGAGAGTTTCCCGCTTTGAAGCCGTGACTGCACCGGGTCTAACCACCGCGGCGGAAGGCTTTTTACGCACCGCCGAGCGGCTGTGCGGCGACTGCTGCTGCGGAGCCTGTGGCTGGAGATCCTTCCGCCGACACAAActaataaactaaaataaaaataaatagaaaacaaaataaaaactgaggtttgacagaaacaaaacttagattgaaataattaaaaccaaaactgagtCTAAAACACCCGGAAGTCATAAACATTACAGATAAATCAAACTGtaaacatcagtgtttcatATGAATAAACATCACAGGTTATTCACATATTAAATATAATCACATTATCACGTCATATGTTCTAAAGCTGATTAAATGCTGGTGATAATTCAGcctgatatttttgttttcctccctgtttATCAGTTTCCTGCGCTGAGTCTGCTGCACCAGCAGAGGGCGACACCGCACAACAATCAGATCCAGCAAACTGGACACTGGATTTATTCCTCACTTCAAATTAACTGTACTGGTGTAActggtaaagaaaaaaacacttgcgAAAAACAGTGCAGCCATTTTCCCTCTGTCAGTATTTACAACTAAGTTACAGAGTTTTTAATCTCACACGACTTCGACATGACATAAATATGTCTAAAACAAGGAAAACTTGGACCAACTGTTAAATTAAATGACAATTACAGTTTTATAAAGTGTAcctgaaacagacagatttaaaaaccACCTCTCACATGtaacaaaaaccaaacctgCTAAGGTTTGGAAGATCTGCACCTCTGCACAGTGGAGATGAATAAACTTCACATTTTCATGGTGAAAGCTTTGgagaattacatttttaaaatgtttaattggGTGTAATATAATTTGACCATCAGCAGAAAATAGTTCCTGTGTTTCAGTGGAGTTTGTGGATATTCAGAGTATCAGGGACTAAGTTCCTGTTGATGGTTTAAAATGGACTTTTGTGATTCTTCCATAAGAAGCTGGAGGGGAAACTGAGCTGACCCtccttttcttattttgtttcatgtgtttttctgttgtagTCGAGGATCTACAAACTACACATGGTCCAGCCTCCAGACAGATCACTGTGCAGCTGTTTGAGgtcatttgaataaaaacacttgAGCGTAACACCACAGAGCCGAGGCTAAAGATGAGGTAAAAATGCAGCAGCTATTTTAACAGAAGTTCCCTTTCTGCCTCTAATTTGTGAGTTAACTGAACTAAAGTAAAAGAAATCTGGGTCTGAAAATGAAGATGAGTTTTAAGTTTATTAACTGAGACTTTGTGTCTTTAGATTAAAGCAGCTATTTTATATTAAGAACAAATCGAATGAATatatgtgaaaaaataataataagccAAGGTTACCTTCTCTCTCCAGACTCTCAGCGTCCACTTGTTCACTCCTCCACGTGTAATGGACACTAAATAGTTCACTCTGGTGAGCAGCTATTGATGGCAACACAGAGTGGATAAATTTACACACTCAGAATTCAAATTTGAAAGCACTCAGTATTTATAAATGAGAAAATCACAGCTGTGCAGCTCAACAGCTGTGAGAGATGATGCTGAATAAACATTAAGATACCACTGAGTGAACAATTAAATGTCCATTATAAAGAGGAGTGAATCAATTTCAGACACAGCTCCTGCTTCCATccttcatgctaagctaagctaacccaCAGCTGATTGATAGATAGAGTGCTTTATTAATCCCAGGGAAATCCAAGGGAAAATGCacataaatcacaaaaacagtGAGGCGGGTAACAATTCCAGACTAAATATAGTAGCctctaaaataaatgaatagaaataatAGAAAAGTTTCATATTTAGCTTCCAGTCATTTGAACACTtgactctcagcaagaaagagaagaagcaaaAGGTGTTTCcgtttaaaacatttaaaatttatcTGAAATATTCAACAGAATGTGAGGAAACAACAGTTCTGATGTTACAgcagtgatgtttgtgttgtgttgcagagatatcaacttaagttagcatgctaaccagctagccatGTCCCACCATGctttgtaataccactttgtatCACAAGAGGTgctagtgagtcactgtagcgtccagtctgccctcagtccgacatgagaggatgaagaagcagCGCCGCCCAGAAAATGAGAAACCATGCTCAGcgacaaagaaaagaagcaaaagaaGAGCTGAACTTGTGACGTTTCgcctagactggtaagtaaagagctgctaatgctaacacttgTAACGCTAGCAAAAAATGATTTATCGCACCTttaaattattgtgttttttttttaaactcaggcttcattttgacactttttaaaaaatgtgttgacaCCTACCATAACCACaggtaaatacacaaatatgtttttagaaattcggggtgaactgaccctttaattgACTCGAGTGACGTAATAAGCTtccgttctctctctctctctctctctctctctctctctattcttttctaagctctctctctctcactcagccTCACCGTGGCTCGTGGCTCGTGCTGCAGCCATCTGCCAATAACGAgcctgctgagagagagagagagagagggagagagagggagagagagggcgagggagagagagagagagcacgaGCTCCTACTCTACAGCGCGCGGGGCTCGTGCAGCATCAGATATGTGAGCGGCGGGAAGCAGCTCTGTGCCTCGCGCTGCAGGAGGACGGCAGGATGGCGGGAGGACGGCGGGGTCTCGTGGCCCCTCAGAACACGTTCCTGGAGAACATCGTCCGCCGGTCCAACGGTAAGATCCGGTTGCGTCGGGTTTAGAACGTTCGATTTTTAGGCGGTGTCGGTCTGTTTGATGTGTGGAACGTCTCGTGGTTCGATTCGGGTGTTTGAGCATCAGGCAGCTTCACTGTGACAGGCTCCATCATTGTACCCGGGTATCACTTTTTACATGGCGCGtgatttacagaaaatgaattaaCCTGCAGGTAGCAACACAACACTGGCTGGTTCCTACTGGTACTGAAACACAACCGAGCATCttagagaagaaaagaaataaactcAAAGTATTTGGGCCCCAGACCCTCAGGCATGGCCGGATTAATATCCTCAGGGGCCCCGGGGCAAATATATGTTGTTGGGCCCTTCACTGTTAGTGACCAGAGACCAACCGGTACTCTACAGCTGGGATAATTAGTAATCGACTGATTGACATAAAATTAATTGGCAGCAATTTTAAGTGTTGAAAGTGATGAATGATCATTTTAGTAAAATCACAGGTCCCAgcagatgtgaatatttgcagGTTATCTTTGACAATAAACTcaattttttagatttttagatttttgacCGTTGgtcagaggaaaaaaggatTTTATCCATTTTCTAGCATTTTATTCACTGACCAGTCCATCGTTCAGATAAACACTGTCAGATGTGCTGATAGCGAAGATAATCAGTGGTTGCAGCTTATAGTGGAACAATACGACCTTTCCAaggttttctttgtgttaattagtttaaacatttttaaaaattgattaaaaattaaattcacTTTGATCTCAATATAAACTAAAGCCATTTAAAGTTCCTCTTTAAGCTGATACTCTGCTTT from Lates calcarifer isolate ASB-BC8 linkage group LG5, TLL_Latcal_v3, whole genome shotgun sequence includes these protein-coding regions:
- the rcor3 gene encoding REST corepressor 3; translation: MPGMMDKGSEYLGKGRSNGTKSPSNASNGHFSDESGSDDEHDVGMRVGADYQANIPEFEPGSTKYTDKDSGGMLVWSPYHTIVDSKLDEYIAIAKEKHGYNVEQALGMLFWHKHNIEKSLADLPNFTPFPDEWTVEDKVLFEQAFSFHGKSFHRIQQMLPDKSISSLVKYYYSWKKTRSRTSLMDRQARKLANRSNQDDSDEEMEDANPIEANDSDYDPNKEAKKENQVEPTVPGSKVALGRREHQTLQHRHHQRSRCRPPKGMYLTQEDVVAVSCSASAANTLLRQLDMELVSLKRQVQNAKQMNSGLKHMLESGIEEFRLPECNQKVNARWTTDEQLLAVQGVRKYGKDFQAIADVIGNKTVGQVKNFFVNYRRRFNLEEVLQEWEAEQGTRAPNGDSATSGEEGKNSSTTPSGKSTDEEDEEGQVTSSGASPAASSSSSAQTPVTSSTTTSSLHQPPPLLRPSLPATPSLHRQPPPLQQQARFLQPRPTLQQPPPLIRPSNPLPPRLNPRPPAPMTLGGNLGGSGPSSTQQPSGLAIHQSETASSSSLH